Below is a genomic region from Spongiibacter nanhainus.
GCGAATTCGGTCATGGCCGCTCCGGGTCGCAGTATCGTCACCCCGATGTCCCACTCCTGGCATTCCCGGCGGGTATCCCGACTCAACCGTTCCAGGCCAGCCTTGGTGGCGGCGTACAAGGACAATCCCTGCATCTCGTCGATGTGCTCGGCGCTGGCGGAGCTGATATTGACGATGCGGGGGTTGTCGCCCCCCTGAAGCAGAGGGATCGCCGCCCGGGTGCAATACATCGCCGCCGCTATATTGAGGGAGAGCTGCTGATCGATTTCCTCATCGCTGTAGTTATTGGCAAAGCCCGGCCGCGCCATACCCGCGTTGTTAACAAGGCCATCCAATCGCCCAAAGTGGGAGTGGATGGCCTGGATCGCCCGCGCCGCGTCGGCGCTATTGGTCACATCCGCAGCGACGGCGACACAATTGGCTTGCCCCAAGGTCTCAGCGACGGCGGTCAATTTGTCCTCACCTCGGGCAATAATGCCGACTCGGGCACCGGCAGCGACGATAGCCTCGGCCATGGCCAACCCGTAGCCGCTGGACGCGCCGGTAATCGCATAAACTCGCTCAGTAATGTCTGTTCGGAAGGCGCTCACAGCTTCTCCACTCTCTTTTCCCAATACGCGGCCACAGTGACGCTAAACAGCCAGCGCCAGAGTCTTGGTTTCCAGATATTCTTCAAAGCCTTCGGGGCCCATCTCCCGGCCGACACCACTTTGTTTGTAGCCGCCGAAGGGGGCATCGGGCCCGAGGAAGTTGCCGCCATTGATGTTCACGGTGCCGGTGCGCAGCCGGCTGGCAAAGTCCAAAGCACGCTCATCACTGCCGGCGTACACGGCGGCGGACAAGCCATAAATAGAGTCGTTAGCAATCTGCAGGGCCTCATCTTCGCCGTCGTAGGGAATCATCACCAGCACAGGCCCAAAGATTTCCTCCCGAGCGATGGTCATGCTGTTGTCCACCTCAGAAAACACCGTCGGCTCAACAAAGAAGCCCCGCTCGATATGGCTGGGCACACCGCCACCGAAGATCAGTTTGGCCCCTTCCTGCTTGCCTTTTTCGATATAGGACAACACCCGGTCACGCTGCCGGGCCGAAATCAGCGGCCCCTGCATTTCGCCACTGGTATCCTCACTGCCATAGCTGAGGCCGCCGAGGTAGGCTTTCACCAGCTCCTCGGCCTCCGCCAGTTTACGGCGGGGCACCAGCAGGCGAGTAGTAATGGCACAGCCCTGGCCACTATGGGCACATACTGAGAAAGTGCCAAACAGGGCGGTGGCCAGGTCGGCATCCTCCAGCACCACCATCGCGGACTTGCCCCCCAGCTCTAGGAACACCCGCTTGACGGTGTCGGCGGCGTTCTTCATCACCTGCCGCCCCACGGCTGTCGAGCCAGTAAAGGACACCACATCCACCCGGGGATCGCGGCTCAGTAATTCGCCAATCTCAGCCGGATCAGAGGCGGTTAGTACATTAAAGACCCCCGCCGGCAGCCCGGCATCGGCGGCAATCTTGCCCAATACACTGGCCGACCAGGGAGTTTCCGGCGCGGCCTTAAGTACCACCGTGCACCCTGCCGCCAGAGCGGGGATGCACTTGGCTAAATTGATCTGAATGGGAAAGTTCCAAGGCGAAATCGCCGCCACCACGCCGGCCGCTTCCTTCCAAACCCGGCGCCGGCTGGTGATCCCCATCACCTCGTAGTCACCAATATCCCGCTGCCACTGGAAGCCTTCAAGATAGTTCAGGGGCCAGGACGCCATACTCACTGGGCCGTCACACTGGGGGCCGTTAACAAACATCTGGGTAGTGCCGGTGTCTGCAGCTACTGCACCGCGCAGCCAGTCGATATGGGTGTGTAGTCCCGCCACAAAGCGGCGCAAACACTCTAGACGGTAGCTGTGATCCCGGGACCAGTCACTGTGATCAAAGGCCTGCCTTGCAGCGTCCAACGCTCGATGGGCGTCTGCCAAACTGGCGTCGGCGGCACGCCCCACCACAGCTTCTGTCAGAGGGCTAACATTGTCGTAAAGGCGCTGCCCCTCGGCATCGCAAAGCTGGCCGTCGATATACAGTTTGGCCACGGCGTAGTCGGCATCAGTCACCCGTCATTCCTCTTGGTCTGCAAGTTGGATCGCTTGTGTTGTTAACCCGAAAAACATTATTCCCGGGTTAATCCACATCGGCTGGCTCACCCCCGATCACCCTCGGGAGTAATGGCGTGGAGAAAACTGTGGAAAATGCCCGCCCGAGCGGTCTCGCCACAGGGCAGCGATATGCCCAATTGCCCGGCGAGGGACAGGGCATGGTCCAGATCTTTCTCCGCCAGGGTGGCAAAGGGCTCAAAAATAGCGCGAACGTCGGATTCCGAGGCGGCCTCCAGCATCATGTCCCGGCCACTCACAAACTGTTTGGCCATAGGGGACAGCACTTTGTTGGCCTCCCCCACGGCGTAGAGTTTTTCCACATCCACCCCCGCCGCCTTGACCAGGGCAGTACCCTCACTGGCGGCGGTAAAGGCGATATAGTTCATTAAATTGTTGGCCAATTTTAACACCGTGCCATCACCGGGCCGGCCTGCGGCTACCACCGTGGTACTAACACAGTCCAACATCGGCTTAAGGCGTTCGGCGATGGCCGGTTCGGTACCCAACATCACGCACAGGCCGCCCTCAGCGGCCACCGCAGCGCCACCGGTAATGGGTGCATCCACCACATGCATGTGGTAGCGACCGGCGTCCCCGGCCCAGCGCACGATATTGTCCCGGGTGACAGTGCTGTGAATGGCGTAAATCGCGCCTGAGCGGGCCTGTTCAAACATTCCCGGGGTACCGCCCTTGCCATATAAAAGATCTTCCACATCCTGGTCGTGACGCACACAGATCCCCACCAGATCGCAGTCCCGGGCGATATCCAGCGGCGAGTCCGCGGCGGTGGCGCCCAGGGCAACCAGGTCTGCAACCGGCTCTGGCATCACGTCGTAGACCTGCAGGGACAGACCGTGATCGGTCGCTTTTTTTGCCAGATTTTCCGCCATGGGCTTGCCGATATTGCCGAGCCCGATAAAGCCGACGTTGAGCATGATATTTCTCCTTCAGCGATAGCGGCTGTCGCCTACACGACTGGCTCAAAAGTGATGGGGAGGGTGGTAAACCCGCGTACATTGGGGTTGTGGGTACGGTCCGAACGGGACATATCGATATCGTAGTGAGGGATGCGTTTCAGCAGTTCCTCAAAACACACCCGCACTTCCAAGCGCGCCAGGGCCGCCCCCAGGCAGGAGTGAATGCCGGTGCCAAAGGCCATATGATCCCGGGCTCCGCGAAAGACGTCGTATTCCTCGGCGCGCTCATAGCGCTCTTCATCCCGGCTGGCGGAAATAATGCACAGGCCGACCCGATCACCCGCTTTGATTTTACGGCCCCGCACTTCCACATCCCGCATCGCAGTACGGCCAATCATCTGGGAGGAGCCGTCGTAGCGCAGGGTTTCCTCTACTCCGTCGCCGATGCGCTCGGGATGATCCACCAGACGCTGGCGCTGCTCTGGGTGCTGCCACAAACGAAAACCCATATTGCCGATCAACTTGGTGGTGGTTTCGTTGCCGGCCACAGCCAGCAAAATACCAAAACCGATCACGTCGTCGTGAGTCATCTTGCCGTCCCGCTCGGCCTGCAACACGCAACTGAACATATCGTCGGGATCGTGGGGACGACCTGCCAGCGAGCGGGCAAGCTCGTCAAAGTAGCCAGCGATTTTCATATAGGCATTGATATTGCGGTCGTTGAGACCAAACTGGCCGTCCTCCCGGTAAATCAGGTCATCCGCCCACTGCCGGACATCCGCCTGGTCAGACTCGGGGACATGAATCATGGTGGAGATCACATCCATGGGCAGGATGGCGCTGAAATCTTGGATCAAATCCAGCTCGCCCCGGGCCAGGTGAGGCTCCAGCAGGGCGACAGCCTTCTGCCGGGTGTAGTCCTCCAAGCGGCGAATACGCTGGGGCACCATCAGCCCAGACAGTAACTTCCGAATCCGGGTGTGATCGGGCGGATCCATGTTGATAAACATCGGGTAGCCACTGGTGGCGTTTTGATCCGCCTCCAAGGCCACACCGTTACTGCTGCTGTAGGTTTTAAAATCCTTAAAGGCCGCCTGGCAGTCGTCCCACTTGGTGAACAACCAGAATCCGTGCTCCTTGTTGTAGTGGACCGGATCTTCCTCCCGCAACCGTTTGTAATAGGGGTAGGGGTCGTCGTGGACGGCGTGGGAATAGGGATTAAATTCAATGGCAGCGCCAGTCATAGTGCACTCTAAACTCGGTATTAATGGGTGATTGCTGTATGGAGGCCGCAGAGCGGTGCCCTGCTTGTACCTCGTTGCGCGTCACACATTATTGTTGTTGTTACGCTCATTGTTGCTCATCGCCACGGCGGCTTGCCTTGCCCGGGACGGATAATCACGCTAGCACAGGGATCAACATTTAGTAAATATTTAAATTTATTTTTATAAATAGTTGTTACGTTGTTTTCTATTGCCGGGGCGCTATAATTTGCCGCCAAGACGTGTTAAAACCGCCACTCCGACTGCGAGCCTAGATTGAACCAGCCCCGAGCCAAGACCGACGCCTCGCCGCTTACAAAGCGACTGCCCGAAGCCTGGGAACGTTTTCGCGACAACCCCATCCGCCACCTCACGGCACTGGCGATTTACACCGAAAGTGCAGCCATGACCGCACTGAGCCAACAGGGATATCCCCAACTGGTGATGGCCTTTAGTGGCCCACTGAGCCTGCTGGCTCGCCGCCCCCGACGCCTCACCGAACTGGCCGATAACCTGAGCATGAGCAAGCAGCTGTGCCTGCAATCCTTAAGGCCCATCGAGGCTGCAGGCTACATACAGCGGCGGCCCGACCCGCAAGACAAGCGCGCCAAACTCCTGGAGCTGAGCCACAAAGGCAACAAACTGGTAAACGATGCCCTTGATGAACTGGCAACA
It encodes:
- a CDS encoding cytochrome P450, with amino-acid sequence MTGAAIEFNPYSHAVHDDPYPYYKRLREEDPVHYNKEHGFWLFTKWDDCQAAFKDFKTYSSSNGVALEADQNATSGYPMFINMDPPDHTRIRKLLSGLMVPQRIRRLEDYTRQKAVALLEPHLARGELDLIQDFSAILPMDVISTMIHVPESDQADVRQWADDLIYREDGQFGLNDRNINAYMKIAGYFDELARSLAGRPHDPDDMFSCVLQAERDGKMTHDDVIGFGILLAVAGNETTTKLIGNMGFRLWQHPEQRQRLVDHPERIGDGVEETLRYDGSSQMIGRTAMRDVEVRGRKIKAGDRVGLCIISASRDEERYERAEEYDVFRGARDHMAFGTGIHSCLGAALARLEVRVCFEELLKRIPHYDIDMSRSDRTHNPNVRGFTTLPITFEPVV
- a CDS encoding SDR family oxidoreductase: MSAFRTDITERVYAITGASSGYGLAMAEAIVAAGARVGIIARGEDKLTAVAETLGQANCVAVAADVTNSADAARAIQAIHSHFGRLDGLVNNAGMARPGFANNYSDEEIDQQLSLNIAAAMYCTRAAIPLLQGGDNPRIVNISSASAEHIDEMQGLSLYAATKAGLERLSRDTRRECQEWDIGVTILRPGAAMTEFAAGWDMARLKEAVDAWNKRLGGWMDTGMEPGHVADALVYCLGVPAGVSIDLLEIRPNRLSEKFQF
- a CDS encoding NAD(P)-dependent oxidoreductase; translation: MLNVGFIGLGNIGKPMAENLAKKATDHGLSLQVYDVMPEPVADLVALGATAADSPLDIARDCDLVGICVRHDQDVEDLLYGKGGTPGMFEQARSGAIYAIHSTVTRDNIVRWAGDAGRYHMHVVDAPITGGAAVAAEGGLCVMLGTEPAIAERLKPMLDCVSTTVVAAGRPGDGTVLKLANNLMNYIAFTAASEGTALVKAAGVDVEKLYAVGEANKVLSPMAKQFVSGRDMMLEAASESDVRAIFEPFATLAEKDLDHALSLAGQLGISLPCGETARAGIFHSFLHAITPEGDRG
- a CDS encoding aldehyde dehydrogenase family protein — its product is MTDADYAVAKLYIDGQLCDAEGQRLYDNVSPLTEAVVGRAADASLADAHRALDAARQAFDHSDWSRDHSYRLECLRRFVAGLHTHIDWLRGAVAADTGTTQMFVNGPQCDGPVSMASWPLNYLEGFQWQRDIGDYEVMGITSRRRVWKEAAGVVAAISPWNFPIQINLAKCIPALAAGCTVVLKAAPETPWSASVLGKIAADAGLPAGVFNVLTASDPAEIGELLSRDPRVDVVSFTGSTAVGRQVMKNAADTVKRVFLELGGKSAMVVLEDADLATALFGTFSVCAHSGQGCAITTRLLVPRRKLAEAEELVKAYLGGLSYGSEDTSGEMQGPLISARQRDRVLSYIEKGKQEGAKLIFGGGVPSHIERGFFVEPTVFSEVDNSMTIAREEIFGPVLVMIPYDGEDEALQIANDSIYGLSAAVYAGSDERALDFASRLRTGTVNINGGNFLGPDAPFGGYKQSGVGREMGPEGFEEYLETKTLALAV